The Fictibacillus phosphorivorans genomic sequence AGCCGGTGCCGACATTGATGAGATGAAAGAAGATACAGCGGTCTCTCTTGAACTATTAAACCAGTTTAAAGAATGGGATCGACTCGCAACAATCAAAAAGCCGATCATTGGTGCCGTCAATGGCTACTGTTTTGGCGGAGGTTTTGAACTGGCATTATGCGCAGACATCCTCTTCGCAGCAGAAAACGCACAGTTTGGATTTCCGGAGATCAAACTTGGTGTGATGCCTGGTGCTGGTGGAACAGTAAAACTTACAAAACTGATGGGTCAAAAGAAAGCACTTGAGTGGCTTTGGCTCGGTGATCCGATGACAGCGGATGAAGCACTTCAATATGGCGTAATCAACCGTGTGATCGCACCAGAACTTGTAGTGGACGAGGCGAAAAAGTATGCGAAGATTGTAGCTTCTAGAGCGCCGTTATCTACGCGTTTAATAAAAGAGACGGTTTATAAGTCTATTGATTATTCCACACACGAAGGCATGCAGTTCGAACGTAAAAACTTTTATCTATTATTCTCGTCGCAGGACCAAAAAGAAGGCATGCAGGCTTTTGTTGAAAAGCGTCCAGCAGAATTTAAAGGGAAGTAGGGGGATATGAACATGTTTGAAACGATCAGCTACGAAACTAGAGGGAAAACGGCTTGGATTACTTTAAATCGTCCTGATAAGCTTAATGCTTTCACTTCACTCATGCATAAGGAAATGGTTTCAGCGATAAAAGAAGCCAACAAAGATAGCAATGTGAGAGCGGTTGTTATAACGGGTGCTGGACGTGCGTTTTGCTCTGGTCAAGATCTAACAGGTTCACCAGAGGGCGCTGATTACGGTGATGTTCTTCGTAAAGGATATAACCCTATGGTGCAAGCATTAGTTGCCATGGAAAAGCCAGTCATCGCAGCTGTGAACGGGGTAGCAGCTGGTGCAGGAATGAGCCTCGCTCTAGCTTGTGACTTCCGTATCGCAAGTGAGAAAGCGAGCTTTATAGAAGCGTTCATCCATGTTGGTCTCGTACCTGACTCTGGGAATCTGTACTTCTTGCCTCGTTTAGTCGGTCATGCAAAAGCGATGGAGCTAGCTGTGTTAGGTGAGAAGATCACCGCTCAACAAGCGAAAGAGTTTGGTCTCGTTACTAAAACGGTTAGTGAAGAGGAGTTCATGCTCGAAGTGGAAACGTTCGCTGAGAAACTAGCAAACATGCCAACAAAAGCAATTGGCCTCATTAAACGCTATATGAATAAAAGCTGGGAAAGCGATTTGAATGAAGTGTTAGAATATGAAGCACAAGCGCAAAAAATTGCTGGAGAGTCAGCGGATCATCAAGAAGGTCTGCATGCATTTATAGAAAAGAGAAAACCTGCATTCACAGGAAAATAGACATCTAGACTAAAAGGAGTGGAGAACATGAGTACAAAAACAGAAGTTAAAGCGGTAAAACGTGACGTATATGAAATGGTGATAGGCGGACAAAGTGTTGGTGGATCTGAGGGCGAATACTTTGTTACATATAACCCGGCAACAGGTGAACCATTAGCGAAAGTAGCAAAAGCAACAAAAGCTGATGTGGATTCTGCTGTAAAGGCTGCAAGAACTGCTTTTGAAACAGGAAAATGGAAGCGCTCTCCTGTAAATAAACGTTCTCGCACGATGAACAAGATTGCTAGTATCATGCGTTCTCGTTTCAACGAACTTGTTGAGCTTGAGATTTTAAACAGCGGAAAATCTTTAAGTGCTGCACAAGGACAAGTCATGCAAGCGATTGAAGATTTTGAGTTTTACGCTGGGGCTATCGTAAGCCACCGTGGTGCTGTAAACCCTATGCCAGGGCCTTTCATGAACTACACGTTAAAAGAGCCTCTAGGCGTTTGTGCACAGATCATTCCTTGGAACTACCCGATGATGATGGCAGCATGGAAAATTGCACCGGCGATCGCAACAGGTTGCTCTGTCATCTTAAAGCCGGCTAGCTTAACACCACTTACAGCGATCGTAATGACAGAAATCTGCCACGAAGCAGGTGTTCCTGAAGGTGTTGTAAACATCATTACAGGTGATGGAGCTACAGTTGGTTCATACCTTGCTGAACATGAAGGTGTTGATAAAGTAGCGTTCACTGGTGAAACAGGAACAGGAAAAGACATCATGGCAAAAGCATCTCAAACGTTAAAACGTGTAACACTTGAACTTGGCGGGAAATCTCCTAACTTAGTTTTTGCCGATACAGATCTTGATGCAGCAGTTGACGGCTCGTTATTCGGTATTTTCTATAACACAGGTCAATCTTGTGAAGCACGTTCTCGCTTGTACATTGAGGAAAGTATCTATGACGCGTTCATGGAAAAGTTCGTTGAAAAAGCGAAGAAGCTTGTACTAGGTAATCCACTTGATCAAGGTACACATGTTGGTGCGATCATTTCAGAACGCCAGCTTGAAGTAATCGACGGCTACGTGAAATCTGCTGAAGAAGAAGGAGCAACAATCCTTCTAGGCGGAGGACGTGCAAAAGTGGACGGTTATGAAAGCGGTCATTGGTATCTTCCAACGATCATTACGGATGTAAACGAAGACATGAAAGTGGTTAAAGAAGAAATCTTCGGACCGGTTGTCGTTGTATCGACGTTTAAGGACGAAAAAGAAGCTGTGAAACTAGCAAACAACACAGACTTCGGTTTAGCTGCAGCGATCTGGACGAAAGATCACGCAAAAGCAACGCGAGTAGCAGGCATGATTCAAGCTGGAACGATTATGATCAACTCACCGTTCTCAGCATTCCCAGGAACACCGTTCGGTGGCTACAAGCAATCAGGTTTTGGCCGCGAGCTATGCATCGAGACACTCGATCTTTATTCAGAAACAAAGAGCGTCGTGTCCTACACAGGATCACGTCCGTTGAATCCTTTTAATCTGTAAAAACAAAATAACTGTTTATTTAAGCTTTGTTGCTTGTGGGAGAGTTGATTTCCGTTTCAGATGCTCGCTTTCCGCGGGGCAGGCGGTGAGCCACATTTGAAGCGTTTCACTCTTAAGTGTCTCACCTGCCGGCCTGTCCCGCAGGAGTCTCGCATCTTCCACTACAATCACCTTTAACAGAAGGTTTTAAAGCTTTTCTGTCAGTGATTTATTTAGTAAAGAACAAAACAAAAGCGAGCCTTAGTGCTCGCTTTTTATACAAGAATTTGCTGCAAAGAGATTTGAATTACTACTTCATTGAATAGTTAATTGGAGCGGAAAGGCGAGACTCCTGCAGGATGAGTGGGACAGGTGAGACCGTTCAATGACGCAAAGCGGCGAATGGGCTCACCGCACACCCTGCGGAAAGCGAGCCTTGCAGCGGAAATTAAACTCCTTCAAAAGCAGTATTGCATACAAAACGTTAAACATTTGTTTAAAAGAAAGGCAGGAGAGACTATTGTTACAAAATGCTGTAGTCATCGGATCTGGTGTGATGGGAAGAGGAATCGCCTACGTGAGCGCAGTTGGCGGTTTTGATGTTCAGCTCGTAGATGTAAAAGAAGAACAACTCGAAAATGCAAAAAAAGAGATCGATTCTATTTTTTCAAAAGCAGTATCTCGTGGAAAGTTATCACAAAGTGTAGCTGAAGAAGCGCAAGCAAGACTTTCATATGCTACGAATCTATCAGCAGCGGTGAGCGGTGCAGATCTAGTGATCGAAGCTGTTCCAGAAAACATAGAGATCAAGCGTGCTGTTTTTGAAGAACTAGACCGTTCTGCACCAGAGCATTGTGTCCTTGCGACAAACACTTCAACGATGAGTCCGACAGAAATAGGATCATTTACGAAACGTCCTGAAAAAGTAATCGCCATGCATTTCTTTAATCCGGTCCATAGAATGCCACTCGTCGAGATCGTTCGCGGACATGAAACAAACGATGAAACGGTTGAACTTGCTAAGGAAGCAGCTGTGAAGATGGGAAAAGAAACCGTAACGGTTAACGAGTTCCCAGGATTCGTTACAAGCCGAATTTCAGCTATGATTGGGAATGAAGCATTCTATATGCTGCAAGAAGGCGTTGGTACGCCAGAAGACATCGACAAAGCGATCAAACTTGGTTTGAATTTTCCGATGGGACCATTCGAACTTGGCGATTTAGTAGGTCTAGATACACGACTGAATAACTTAAACTATCTTCATAAAACGTTAGGTGAAAAATATCGTCCGGCACCACTATTAGTGAAGTATGTTAAAGCGGGAAGACTTGGCCGAAAGTCAGGTAAAGGGGTATACGACTACACCACGGAAGATAACGGGGTGAAAAAGTGATGAGAGAGGTTGTCATCGTTGATGCTGTCCGCACGCCTATAGGGCGATATAAAGGTGGACTAAAAACGGTTCGCCCCGATGATCTAGGAGCAGTAGTAATCAAAGCACTTGTTGAAAGAAACCCTGAACTTCCTGTCCACGAGATCGAAGAAGTAATATTCGGAAACGCAAACGGAGCAGGAGAAGATAATCGTAACGTGGCAAGAATGTCCGCTTTACTCGCAGGACTTCCTGTTGAAGTTGGGGGAACGACGATCAACCGTTTATGCGGATCTGGTATGGATGCGGTCATTTACGGTGCTAGAGCCATCTTGGCTGGTGAAGGAGATATCTTCATCGCGGGTGGAACGGAGAGTATGACACGCGCACCACTCGTGATGGGAAAGCCTGAAGTCGACTATCCTCGTGGGGATATGAAAATGTTTGATACGACGATCGGGTGGCGTTTTGTGAATCCGCTTCTGCATGAAAAGTTCGGTACAGATTCTATGCCTGAAACAGCAGAGAACGTAGCGAAGAAATATGGAATTACAAGAGAAGAACAAGATCAGTTCGCTTTTGATTCTCAACAGAAAGCAAAAGAAGCTATCAAACAGAACCGTTTTAAAGAAGAGATCGTTCCTGTAAGATTAGTAGATCGAAAAGGAAACGAAACGTGGGTTACAGAAGATGAACACCCTCGTCCTGAAACATCGCTTGAAAAGCTAGGTACACTTAAGCCATTGTTTAAAGATGGAAGTGTCACAGCAGGAAATGCGTCTGGCGTGAACGATGGAGCTTCTGCCTTACTTTTGATGAGCCGTGAAAAAGCGGATCAGTTAGGATTAATACCTCTGGCTCGATATGTCTCATCCGGTGTTGCAGGTCTTGAGCCCGCTATAATGGGTGTAGGACCGATTGAAGCCTCCAAAAAAGCACTGAAGCGGGCAGGTATCTCTATTGCTGACCTCGATTTGGTGGAGTTGAATGAAGCATTTGCGTCGCAATCACTAGCCTGTATGAGAGAGTTAGGATTAGATTCTAGCAAAGTTAACGTGAACGGCGGTGCAATTGCGTTCGGCCATCCGCTAGGGGCTAGTGGTGCGCGTATTTTAACAACGCTTATTCACGAAATGAAAAAACAAGGATCGCACTACGGTCTAGCAACAATGTGTATCGGTGTTGGTCAAGGGATTGCTTCTGTAATTGAAGCGATCAATGAATAGGAGGGACATCTAGCATGAGTGCTATTTTATACGAAGTAAAAGATTATGTTGCCTATGTAACTTTAAACCGTCCAGAAGTTTTAAACTGCTTTAACTTTTCAACGTTAAAAGAGCTAGAAGAAGTCGTAGAAGACATTCATCACAATAATGATGTTCGCGTTGTGATTTTTACAGGTGCAGGGGAAAAAGCATTCAGTGCAGGAGCCGATCTAAAAGAACGCCGTACACTGAGTGAATCTGAAGTAAGAAGAAATGTACGTAAGATCCGCGATGTGTTCTCTGCTGTTGAAGCGTTGCCGCAGCCTACGATCTGTGCGATCAATGGCCATGCTTTTGGAGGAGGCTTCGAGTTAGCTCTTGCTTGTGATCTGCGGGTTTCTGTGAGAGAAGCGTCGATGGGTCTGACAGAACTTAGTTGGGCGATCATTCCTGGTGCAGGAGGAACTCAGCGTCTTCCGAGACTGATCGGTCAAGCGAAAGCGATGGAACTGATTTTAACAGCGAAAAAGATGATGGCGGAAGAAGCATTTTCATATGGCATCTTAAATCAAGTAACGTCAAGAGAAGAATTGATGGCGGTTTGTGAAAATTATGCTGGTCTTATTATGAAGAATGGACCAGTAGCCGTTCAGCAAGCCAAGTATGCAATCAAGCATGGAACAGAAGTTGATCTGCAGACAGGACTTGCGATTGAGGCAAAAGCTTATGAAGTGACGATTCCTACAAAAGATCGAATGGAAGCACTTGTCGCATTCGGAGAAAAAAGACCCCCAGTATTTAAGGGAGAGTAACTTGTTTCTGTCTGTATAAATCCACTATCATTGCAAGAGTAAGTCGATCGTATATGTTCACGAGGAATACTTGAAAGACTTGATGTTAGTCACGTTTTCTTTATGATAGGATTGTACAGACAATAACAGGTACAAATGAGGGTATGAACATGCAGAATAGTTTAAACACACGCTCGATGATCTTCACCTTATACGGAGATTATATCCGGCATTATGGAAGTGAAATATGGATCGGCAGCTTGATTCGGTTGTTAGAAGAGTTTGGCCACAACGAACAGGCCGTAAGAGCAGCGATTTCAAGAATGAATAAGCAAGGCTGGATCGCAGCAAGAAAACAAGGGAATAAAAGTTATTATTTCTTAACCGAACGCGGAAAGAAGCGTATGGATGAAGCCGCCAAGAGAATTTTTAACGCGCAACAAGAACCGTGGAACGGCGAATGGATGATGTTCACTTATACGATCCCTGAAGAGAAAAGAAGCATCCGTGATGAGCTTCGAAAAGAATTAGTCTGGAGCGGGTTTGGGTTGCTAGCAAACAGCTTTTGGATCTCTCCGCACGCATACTCTGATCAGATTCAATCAATGATCGATAAATATGAGATCAAAGACTATGTTCATTCGTTTACAGCCGTATACAATGGGCCAAACGAGAATGAAAAGCTAGTTTCTGAGTGTTGGGATCTAAATGACATCAACGAGAAATACAACGAGTTCATCGTAACGTATTCTCAAAAATATGTGATCGATAAGAATAAGATTGAAAAAGGTGAGATGACAGATGGAGAGTGCTTTGTAGAGCGCACAAAACTTGTTCACGAATACCGTAAGTTCTTATTCATCGATCCAGGTCTACCGAAAGAGCTACTTCATTCAGAATGGCTAGGTGATCATGCAGCTTCACTCTTTAGTGATTATTATCGTGCACTAGCAGGACCTGCAAGTCGTTTCTTTGAGAGTATCTATTCGGATGGAAACGATCTAAAGAAAGATTCAGAGTTTGATGCTCTTAATCATCCTCTTATTCAGGAGAACCGGTCATAAAAAAAGGCTGTTTTCGTAAACTTTGTTGCTTTTGGAAGTATTGATTACCGTTCCAGGCTGCTCGCTTTCCACGGGGCAGGCGCTGAGCCACATTCGTCCGTTTCACTCTTAAGTGTCTCAGCTGCCCGCCTGTCCCGTAGGAGTCTCGCACCTTCCACTATAATCAATTGTCAAATGTGACAAGGAGTTCAAAGCAACAATCTTTTAGAAAAGAGCGTAAAAAATTAGGCTAGATACAACTAAAAAAGCACTTTCGCAATCTATTACACGAAAGTGCTTTTCTACTATTTTTTTAATTCATCACGGAACTGCTTACCTTTTTCATAATACGTGTCGATCGTAAGCTGAATCAGCTTTAGATCATCGTCGTTCAACTCGCGTATGATTTTACCGGGTGAACCCATGACCATTACACGCGGCGGTATTTTTTTGCCGGGAGGAATTAGTGTATTTGCACCGATGAAGGCTTGTTCACCAATTTCTACACCATCAAGAATGGTAGAACCCATCCCAACGAGTGCACCTTTTTTTATCGTACATCCGTGCAGGATGACGTTGTGACCGATCGACACTTCATCTTCTAGAATGAGAGGATACCCTTCATAGAGGTGTAACGTGCAATTGTCTTGAACGTTTGTCTTTTTACCGATTGAGATTGGTCCTTCATCACCTCGAAGAACGGAGTTAAACCAGATGCTTGCTCCTTCTTCTACTGTAACGTCGCCAATCAAGTGGACCCCAGGCGCGATAAAAGCGCTTTCATGAACATCTGGTGTTTTACCATTAAACGTGTATTTCATAATGAGCCTCCCTTGGAACAGGTTATAGGTTCAGTATAACAAAGGTTAGAATGGGAAGTGGAGAAATTGAATTCCATCTGTGAATTGTTAAACATTCAGTATCCGATCCTTCAAGGCGGAATGGGAAATGTTAGTAATGCAGAACTGGCTTCTGCGATATCGAATGCAGGTGGATTAGGCACGATCGGTGCTGGTACGATGTCACCTGAAGAGGTAGAAAATTTGATAATTGCAACAAAGGGGATGACAGACAAGCCATTTGCTGTTAATGTACCTTTAAC encodes the following:
- a CDS encoding 3-hydroxyacyl-CoA dehydrogenase; translation: MLQNAVVIGSGVMGRGIAYVSAVGGFDVQLVDVKEEQLENAKKEIDSIFSKAVSRGKLSQSVAEEAQARLSYATNLSAAVSGADLVIEAVPENIEIKRAVFEELDRSAPEHCVLATNTSTMSPTEIGSFTKRPEKVIAMHFFNPVHRMPLVEIVRGHETNDETVELAKEAAVKMGKETVTVNEFPGFVTSRISAMIGNEAFYMLQEGVGTPEDIDKAIKLGLNFPMGPFELGDLVGLDTRLNNLNYLHKTLGEKYRPAPLLVKYVKAGRLGRKSGKGVYDYTTEDNGVKK
- a CDS encoding enoyl-CoA hydratase/isomerase family protein, whose protein sequence is MSNYETILTSIEDGIASIQLNRPRVLNAINRPMVTELLDAFESFDRNDEVKAIVLTGSERAFAAGADIDEMKEDTAVSLELLNQFKEWDRLATIKKPIIGAVNGYCFGGGFELALCADILFAAENAQFGFPEIKLGVMPGAGGTVKLTKLMGQKKALEWLWLGDPMTADEALQYGVINRVIAPELVVDEAKKYAKIVASRAPLSTRLIKETVYKSIDYSTHEGMQFERKNFYLLFSSQDQKEGMQAFVEKRPAEFKGK
- the paaX gene encoding phenylacetic acid degradation operon negative regulatory protein PaaX, with amino-acid sequence MQNSLNTRSMIFTLYGDYIRHYGSEIWIGSLIRLLEEFGHNEQAVRAAISRMNKQGWIAARKQGNKSYYFLTERGKKRMDEAAKRIFNAQQEPWNGEWMMFTYTIPEEKRSIRDELRKELVWSGFGLLANSFWISPHAYSDQIQSMIDKYEIKDYVHSFTAVYNGPNENEKLVSECWDLNDINEKYNEFIVTYSQKYVIDKNKIEKGEMTDGECFVERTKLVHEYRKFLFIDPGLPKELLHSEWLGDHAASLFSDYYRALAGPASRFFESIYSDGNDLKKDSEFDALNHPLIQENRS
- a CDS encoding enoyl-CoA hydratase-related protein, which translates into the protein MFETISYETRGKTAWITLNRPDKLNAFTSLMHKEMVSAIKEANKDSNVRAVVITGAGRAFCSGQDLTGSPEGADYGDVLRKGYNPMVQALVAMEKPVIAAVNGVAAGAGMSLALACDFRIASEKASFIEAFIHVGLVPDSGNLYFLPRLVGHAKAMELAVLGEKITAQQAKEFGLVTKTVSEEEFMLEVETFAEKLANMPTKAIGLIKRYMNKSWESDLNEVLEYEAQAQKIAGESADHQEGLHAFIEKRKPAFTGK
- a CDS encoding enoyl-CoA hydratase-related protein; the protein is MSAILYEVKDYVAYVTLNRPEVLNCFNFSTLKELEEVVEDIHHNNDVRVVIFTGAGEKAFSAGADLKERRTLSESEVRRNVRKIRDVFSAVEALPQPTICAINGHAFGGGFELALACDLRVSVREASMGLTELSWAIIPGAGGTQRLPRLIGQAKAMELILTAKKMMAEEAFSYGILNQVTSREELMAVCENYAGLIMKNGPVAVQQAKYAIKHGTEVDLQTGLAIEAKAYEVTIPTKDRMEALVAFGEKRPPVFKGE
- a CDS encoding gamma carbonic anhydrase family protein encodes the protein MKYTFNGKTPDVHESAFIAPGVHLIGDVTVEEGASIWFNSVLRGDEGPISIGKKTNVQDNCTLHLYEGYPLILEDEVSIGHNVILHGCTIKKGALVGMGSTILDGVEIGEQAFIGANTLIPPGKKIPPRVMVMGSPGKIIRELNDDDLKLIQLTIDTYYEKGKQFRDELKK
- a CDS encoding aldehyde dehydrogenase family protein — its product is MSTKTEVKAVKRDVYEMVIGGQSVGGSEGEYFVTYNPATGEPLAKVAKATKADVDSAVKAARTAFETGKWKRSPVNKRSRTMNKIASIMRSRFNELVELEILNSGKSLSAAQGQVMQAIEDFEFYAGAIVSHRGAVNPMPGPFMNYTLKEPLGVCAQIIPWNYPMMMAAWKIAPAIATGCSVILKPASLTPLTAIVMTEICHEAGVPEGVVNIITGDGATVGSYLAEHEGVDKVAFTGETGTGKDIMAKASQTLKRVTLELGGKSPNLVFADTDLDAAVDGSLFGIFYNTGQSCEARSRLYIEESIYDAFMEKFVEKAKKLVLGNPLDQGTHVGAIISERQLEVIDGYVKSAEEEGATILLGGGRAKVDGYESGHWYLPTIITDVNEDMKVVKEEIFGPVVVVSTFKDEKEAVKLANNTDFGLAAAIWTKDHAKATRVAGMIQAGTIMINSPFSAFPGTPFGGYKQSGFGRELCIETLDLYSETKSVVSYTGSRPLNPFNL
- a CDS encoding acetyl-CoA C-acyltransferase → MREVVIVDAVRTPIGRYKGGLKTVRPDDLGAVVIKALVERNPELPVHEIEEVIFGNANGAGEDNRNVARMSALLAGLPVEVGGTTINRLCGSGMDAVIYGARAILAGEGDIFIAGGTESMTRAPLVMGKPEVDYPRGDMKMFDTTIGWRFVNPLLHEKFGTDSMPETAENVAKKYGITREEQDQFAFDSQQKAKEAIKQNRFKEEIVPVRLVDRKGNETWVTEDEHPRPETSLEKLGTLKPLFKDGSVTAGNASGVNDGASALLLMSREKADQLGLIPLARYVSSGVAGLEPAIMGVGPIEASKKALKRAGISIADLDLVELNEAFASQSLACMRELGLDSSKVNVNGGAIAFGHPLGASGARILTTLIHEMKKQGSHYGLATMCIGVGQGIASVIEAINE